The Anguilla anguilla isolate fAngAng1 chromosome 19, fAngAng1.pri, whole genome shotgun sequence genome has a segment encoding these proteins:
- the LOC118219009 gene encoding uncharacterized protein LOC118219009 → MGDSEPQITANYRFRKIFEFLRSDIFIIIAVVLVVVFLAVSVFCCIHRRRQAKRLLMHRLTEIVVVRSGSDSQNGRPKYSFRIRTDQDHATKLVQIITAYPESAQSAPTLQRQRAPQSRPDLEEPGPSGHVAYRQCRSATLDTAGPRKWPRNAGHEERLSDRDSAERVSAPLILLTTEVPPLLSSKVRQMVTYHALKASQSAPDILS, encoded by the exons ATGGGCGACTCGGAGCCTCAGATCACCGCCAATTACCGCTTCAGGAAAATTTTTGAATTTCTTCGCTCGgacatcttcatcatcatcgcAGTGGTGCTGGTCGTAGTATTTCTGGCTGTTTCGGTCTTCTGCTGCATCCACCGGCGGCGCCAGGCCAAGAGGCTCTTAATGCA CAGATTGACTGAGATTGTGGTCGTCAGATCTGGATCCGATAGCCAAAATGGTCGACCCAAGTACTCATTCAGGATCAGAACGGATCAGGACCACGCAACCAAGCTGGTGCAGATCATAACGGCTTACCCTGAGAGCGCGCAGTCGGCTCCCACGCTCCAGCGGCAGCGCGCGCCTCAGTCCAGACCAGACCTGGAGGAGCCCGGGCCCAGCGGGCATGTGGCCTACCGCCAGTGCAGATCCGCCACCCTGGACACAGCAGGCCCGCGCAAATGGCCCAGGAACGCTGGGCACGAGGAGCGTCTCAGCGACAGAGATTCAGCTGAGCGCGTCTCTGCGCCTCTCATCCTCCTAACTACCGAGGTTCCGCCTCTCTTGTCCTCCAAAGTTCGGCAAATGGTCACCTACCATGCTCTCaaggccagccaatcagcacctgACATTCTCTCCTAA